One genomic segment of Aliarcobacter cibarius includes these proteins:
- a CDS encoding GlcG/HbpS family heme-binding protein: protein MNNTLIEKTISRQASVKACICAIEKAEELNISINVSVVDNKGLEMAFIRMNNSFIHSIDIAKDKAYTSASFGFPTEQWTTIFKNMPHLEQGFSNRNRLIPFGGGLPIFEDGVKVGAIGVSGGTEEEDIICAKYAIEKIGLK from the coding sequence ATGAATAACACTTTGATTGAAAAAACTATATCAAGACAAGCATCGGTTAAAGCTTGCATTTGTGCTATTGAAAAAGCCGAAGAGTTAAATATATCTATTAATGTTTCTGTAGTAGATAACAAAGGTTTAGAAATGGCATTTATTAGAATGAATAACTCTTTTATTCATTCTATTGATATTGCAAAAGACAAAGCTTATACAAGTGCTAGTTTTGGATTTCCTACAGAACAATGGACAACAATTTTTAAAAATATGCCTCATCTTGAGCAAGGATTTTCAAATAGAAATAGATTAATCCCCTTTGGTGGGGGTTTACCTATTTTTGAAGATGGAGTAAAAGTTGGAGCAATTGGAGTTTCGGGTGGAACAGAAGAAGAAGATATTATTTGTGCAAAATATGCAATTGAAAAAATAGGATTAAAATAA